Proteins encoded together in one Telopea speciosissima isolate NSW1024214 ecotype Mountain lineage chromosome 4, Tspe_v1, whole genome shotgun sequence window:
- the LOC122657483 gene encoding uncharacterized protein LOC122657483: MEPVASVVDTIKGFAKSSEEFFQVVIHRWDNSARHNPIEILKRLQREAFSDLMKLRDRQDKVERMLSFYKSSKGNPFQEASTHLKGEVDVVGALLLVDNINRQTCDIVDRAGVRTGTDSRFIFEATIRQKDSLVTEFMASQRGQGYNGGILGSMLSLTKVMYTANVSDWCSAVLVPVGARCRDVEIASNLFQQGRSLTDFSLGPPLLNQYYDAAAAILVRRSKVAACLAEFVSGLGMQPDSTGIRHCLSTFGQVICQLSKGTKLTLLGIHKMPKSLSQQIGLGFLTVPVGNLRCHKHLDMPTEASLPSVPCSIEDNVATGSIALMLESDLDESSRIRGWVEMQKSNPRYLQWAVALSDIPEDELGWGLSLGGLFRGSSAWDHFQVEAFLKFNSGKRFSFQPGFMYVMDGTNRVPALMFRSSWSL, from the exons ATGGAGCCCGTTGCTTCTGTCGTTGATACAATTAAGGGGTTCGCGAAATCGTCCGAAGAGTTCTTCCAGGTCGTGATTCACAGATGGGATAATTCGGCTCGTCACAATCCG ATTGAGATTTTGAAACGGTTGCAACGAGAAGCATTTTCTGATCTGATGAAACTGAGGGACAGACAGGACAAGGTTGAGAGAATGCTTTCCTTCTATAAATCTTCCAAGGGAAATCCGTTTCAGGAAGCCAGTACCCATCTAAAAGGAGAGGTAGATGTTGTCGGCGCATTGCTGCTTGTGGACAATATTAACCGACAGACCTGTGACATTGTTGATAGAGCAGGAGTTAGGACTGGAACTGATTCAAGGTTCATTTTCGAAGCAACTATTCGCCAGAAAGATTCTCTTGTAACAGAGTTTATGGCTAGTCAGAGAGGCCAGGGCTATAATGGTGGCATCTTAGGAAGTATGCTTTCTTTGACAAAAGTGATGTATACAGCTAATGTTAGTGACTGGTGTTCCGCAGTCTTAGTTCCAGTGGGGGCCCGATGCAGGGATGTTGAAATTGCTTCAAATCTTTTTCAGCAG GGGCGAAGCCTTACTGATTTCTCTTTGGGACCACCTCTTTTGAATCAATATTATGATGCTGCCGCTGCAATATTGGTTAGAAGATCAAAGGTTGCTGCTTGTTTGGCGGAGTTTGTTTCTGGATTGGGAATGCAACCAGATTCTACAGGAATTAGACATTGCTTGAGCACTTTTGGGCAAGTAATCTGTCAGCTTTCAAAAGGAACAAAGCTCACCCTATTGGGCATTCACAAAATGCCCAAATCACTAAGTCAGCAGATTGGTTTAGGTTTCCTTACTGTGCCAGTGGGTAATTTAAGATGCCATAAGCATCTTGATATGCCTACTGAAGCATCTCTTCCATCTGTTCCCTGCAGCATAGAGGACAATGTAGCTACTGGATCCATTGCTTTGATGCTTGAGTCGGATCTTGATGAGAGCAGTAGAATCAGAGGATGGGTTGAAATGCAGAAATCAAACCCAAGATATTTACAATGGGCTGTTGCCCTGTCTGATATCCCTGAAGATGAGCTAGGATGGGGTTTGAGCTTGGGAGGGTTGTTCCGAGGCTCATCAGCTTGGGATCATTTCCAGGTggaagctttcttgaaattCAATTCAGGAAAGAGATTCAGCTTTCAGCCGGGTTTCATGTATGTTATGGATGGGACAAACAGAGTTCCCGCTCTTATGTTTCGCTCAAGTTGGTCTCTGTGA